The genomic region GACCTCGTTGGTGCCCTCTATGTCCAGCTCGTCCTTGAGTATCCCGTAGAGCTTTGAGCTCATCTTTATCCTGACCCCGTGGACGCGCTGGCTTGGCCCTATGAGTTTGAGCTCCCAGTTGTGCTTTATTGCCTTGGGTATCTCGTTGAGGTCTTGGTAGAGGGTTCCGCCCAGGGCCACGTTTATGACCTGCATGCCCCTGCAGATACCGAGTATTGGAACACCCCTCTCAACGGCCTTTTTCACGAGGCTTATCTCAAACTCGTCCCGGTCAACATCGACGTACTTGATGGCACTGGAGGGGTCCTCCCCGTAGAAGTGGGGGTGAACGTCGGGCCCCTCTATGAGGAGTATGCCATCGACGTGCTCCAGAACCTCGTCCGGTGAGGCGGCGGTGTTGAAAACCGCGGGGATTCCGCCGGCCGCCGCGATCTTCTCGATGTGAGTTTTGTCCAGAAACAGTCTGTTCCTCGTGTGGTCAATCTGACCGATTATACCGATCAGCGGTTTCATGACTATCACCTTAACTGCAGTTCTAAGAAGGGGATAAAAAGCTTTGCGAAAGGAAAAGAAGAGTGGTCAGCCCTTGAGGGCCTTCATCTCTTCCTCTATGACCTCGGCGAGCCTCTTGACGCCCTCGCGTATCTTCTCCTCGGGCACGTAGGTGAAGTTCAGGCGCATCGTGTTCTTGACGTCACGGTGAGCGAAGAATGCCTCACCGGGAACGTAGGCGACGCCCTTGGAGACGGCTTTCTCCATCATGAGCTTGGTGTCGATGCCCTCAGGGAGGGTGACCCAGATGAACA from Thermococcus celericrescens harbors:
- a CDS encoding gamma-glutamyl-gamma-aminobutyrate hydrolase family protein, whose amino-acid sequence is MKPLIGIIGQIDHTRNRLFLDKTHIEKIAAAGGIPAVFNTAASPDEVLEHVDGILLIEGPDVHPHFYGEDPSSAIKYVDVDRDEFEISLVKKAVERGVPILGICRGMQVINVALGGTLYQDLNEIPKAIKHNWELKLIGPSQRVHGVRIKMSSKLYGILKDELDIEGTNEVYLRVNSFHHQAVKRVGEGIRPVAYAVDGLIEAIEGAEDAEGFIMGVQWQPEYLPEMERLYEAFVRAAAEYRAKRLELERVEIEAELKEKLGKAEIEEAPSITEEQGESHHSSETTDSPPDTTQT